A genomic window from Triticum urartu cultivar G1812 chromosome 7, Tu2.1, whole genome shotgun sequence includes:
- the LOC125521315 gene encoding zinc finger MYM-type protein 1-like, with the protein MRGKGYDGASNMKGEINGLKTLIMNESPSAYYIHCFAHQLQLVLIAVEKENESCLWFFDHVSYLLNIVGVSCKRHDMLRDVRAQKVLEALEMGEIESGSGLNQEMGLARPGDTRWGSHFKTIMHIVSMYSTILEVLDAIGKDPSQKREWTRIRGVAQAIESFDFVFNLHLMLVILGYTNELSKSLQKRDQDIVNAMALVSLAKSRMQHLRSHGWEEFLAKLTLFCNKHDIQVPLWEDTYEHYGRSRRYYEVQTNDDRYRREVYLGVIDQTIQELDNRFDEVNTELLICMSALNPINSFASYDALKVMRLAEFYPMDISSTDLIRLEFQLTTFIDDMRQDDRFRNASNIGELSIMLVATKKHVLYDLVYLLIKLILILPVATAGVERYFQQWI; encoded by the coding sequence ATGCGTGGGAAAGGATATGATGGGGCAAGCAACATGAAAGGGGAGATTAATGGGTTGAAAACATTGATCATGAATGAGTCACCCTCTGCCTATTACATCCATTGTTTTGCACATCAACTTCAGTTGGTTCTTATAGCCGTGGAAAAGGAAAATGAATCATGTTTGTGGTTCTTTGATCATGTTTCTTACTTGCTCAATATTGTTGGAGTTTCTTGTAAGCGCCATGACATGCTTCGAGATGTTAGAGCTCAAAAGGTTTTGGAAGCACTTGAAATGGGTGAGATTGAAAGTGGAAGTGGGCTAAATCAAGAGATGGGACTAGCTAGACCCGGCGATACTCGTTGGGGTTCTCATTTTAAAACCATTATGCACATTGTTAGCATGTATTCCACAATCCTTGAAGTACTTGATGCTATTGGAAAAGATCCTTCACAAAAACGTGAGTGGACAAGAATACGTGGAGTTGCTCAAGCCATTGAATCATTTGACTTTGTTTTCAATCTTCACTTGATGCTTGTTATTCTTGGCTATACAAATGAGTTGTCCAAATCTTTGCAAAAGAGAGATCAAGATATTGTTAATGCAATGGCACTTGTTAGTTTGGCAAAGAGTAGAATGCAACACTTGAGGTCTCATGGTTGGGAAGAATTTCTTGCAAAGCTAACCTTATTTTGCAACAAACATGACATTCAAGTTCCTTTGTGGGAGGATACTTATGAGCATTATGGAAGATCACGTCGGTATTATGAAGTACAAACAAATGATGATCGTTATAGAAGAGAGGTATATCTTGGTGTCATTGATCAAACCATTCAAGAGCTTGACAATCGGTTTGATGAGGTTAATACGGAGTTGCTTATTTGCATGTCGGCTTTGAATCCAATCAACTCATTTGCTTCTTATGATGCACTCAAGGTAATGAGACTTGCTGAATTCTATCCCATGGACATATCAAGCACAGATTTGATAAGGCTAGAATTTCAACTTACTACTTTCATTGATGATATGAGACAAGATGATAGGTTTAGAAATGCAAGTAATATTGGTGAGCTCTCTATTATGCTTGTTGCAACAAAGAAGCATGTTCTTTATGATTTGGTCTACTTACTCATCAAATTGATATTGATTTTACCGGTGGCGACGGCGGGTGTTGAAAGATATTTTCAGCAATGGATCTAG
- the LOC125518705 gene encoding uncharacterized protein LOC125518705, whose product MAADPQRPRPLHLGQCGSRPATRWRRSGYRRSLTLCHALPPCLLLRLRWPDASSTPADVSAYLCPCATPMEPRCLKKGLETNCPICCDFLFTSSKEVRAVLSGQSMHSTCLQAYTFSHYTCTIYGKSFWDMAINVGSADPVIISFHPNTTVRRCAATPGHHRVSGNHDKSTIFHCLPLNFVWMVRDSFHRVFNKPKSYQSS is encoded by the exons ATGGCGGCGGATCCGCAGCGTCCACGGCCGCTCCACCTCGGGCAGTGCGGATCACGGCCGGCAACCCGATGGAGGCGTAGCGGCTACCGGCGCAGTCTGACTCTCTGCCATGCGCTCCCTCCATGTCTCCTCCTGCGCCTCCGGTGGCCAGACGCCTCTTCCACTCCGGCCGATGTAAGCGCATACCTCTGCCCATGTGCCACGCCCATGGAGCCACG ATGTTTGAAGAAGGGGCTAGAGACAAACTGTCCAATCTGTTGTGACTTCCTATTCACATCAAGCAAGGAAGTTAGAGCTGTTCTTTCTGGTCAGTCCATGCATTCAACTTGCTTGCAG GCATACACTTTCAGTCACTACACTTGTACTATCTACGGCAAATCCTTCTGGGATATGGCG ATAAATGTTGGATCAGCTGACCCTGTCATTATCTCATTCCACCCCAACACCACG GTCAGACGGTGTGCAGCCACACCTGGTCACCATCGAGTTTCAGGTAACCACGACAAGTCAACGATCTTCCATTGCCTTCCGCTCAATTTTGTTTGGATGGTGCGTGATTCCTTTCATCGAGTCTTCAATAAACCAAAGAGTTACCAGAGTAGTTAA